A window from Opitutia bacterium ISCC 52 encodes these proteins:
- a CDS encoding Rrf2 family transcriptional regulator: MKLSLKVEYACRVLAQLSRTYGNQKFSHIDELAKSEEIPANYLVQILNELRNGGLINSRRGKQGGYSLAKPPSEVTLYEIVTAIDGELLGINLGDTGYSGGRVQQVWLEVVESLKEKTLGYSLESFLPEESEDMYYI; the protein is encoded by the coding sequence GTGAAACTATCCCTAAAAGTCGAGTATGCCTGTCGCGTTTTAGCTCAATTGAGCCGGACCTATGGTAACCAGAAATTCTCGCATATCGATGAGCTGGCTAAGTCTGAGGAGATACCAGCCAATTATTTGGTACAAATTCTTAATGAACTAAGAAATGGCGGCTTGATTAACAGTCGGAGGGGTAAGCAGGGGGGCTACTCGCTTGCAAAGCCACCCTCGGAAGTCACTTTATATGAAATAGTTACAGCGATAGATGGTGAGCTCCTGGGGATAAACTTGGGCGATACTGGTTACTCTGGAGGAAGAGTTCAACAAGTGTGGTTGGAGGTAGTAGAATCTCTCAAAGAAAAAACATTGGGTTATTCTTTAGAATCCTTCTTGCCTGAAGAAAGCGAAGATATGTATTACATCTAG